TCGACGATGACCGCTCCTACACCGTCGAGTTCGGCGATTTTGCCGTTACCTCCAAGCTCGTCAACATCGACGTGCCCGGTTACGGCCAGCCCACCAAGAACCGCCTGCGCCTGTTCGACCTGGCGAGCGTCGACGACGGCCTGGTCCCCGGCAGCTCCATCGACTTCGACAAGACCGAGATCGCCAAGAACCTCACCTTGTTCCTCTACCCCGACGATTCCGACGAGCAGGGCCGTCTGCTTCGCATCTACCAGGAATACTTCATGGTGAGCAACGCCGCCCAGCTCCTGATCGACGAGGCCATCGAGCGCGGCAGCAACCTGCACGATCTGGCCGACTACGCCGTGGTCCAAATTAACGACACGCACCCCACCATGGTCATCCCCGAGCTCGTTCGCTTGCTCACCACCGAGCATGGCATCGAGTTTGATGAGGCCGTGACCATCGTACGCTCCATGGTCGCCTACACTAACCACACGATTCTTGCCGAGGCGCTCGAGAAGTGGCCGCTCGCCAGCCTGCAGAAGGTCTCCCCTGCCATCGCCGACATTATCGTCAAGCTCGATGAGATCGCGAAGGCCGAGCACGATGACCCGCGCGTCGCCATCATCGACGAATACGACACCGTCCACATGGCCCACATGGACATCCACTTTGGCTTCTCCATCAACGGCGTAGCCGCCCTCCACACCAAGATCCTGGAGGACACCGAGCTTCATCCGTTCTACGAGATCTATCCCGAGAAGTTCTCCAACAAGACCAACGGCATCACCTTCCGCCGCTGGATCCATGGGGCCAACCCCGCGCTCGCCAGCCTGCTCGACGATGTGATCGGCACCGACTGGCGCAGCACCGGCGATCTGAGCAAACTCGCCAAGTTCGCCGACGACAAGGATGTTCTTGAGCGCCTGGCCGCCACCAAGACCGAGGCCAAGGCCATCATGCGCCAGTTCATGGCGCTCGAGCAAGGCGTGACTATCCCGTCCAACGCCATCATCGATGTTCAGGTCAAGCGTATCCACGAGTACAAGCGCCAGCAGATGCTCGCACTCTACATCATCTGGAAGTACCTCGATATCAAGAACGGCAACAGACCTAAGCACCCCGTCACCATCATCTTTGGCGGCAAGGCGGCGCCTGCCTACACTATCGCGCAGGACATCATCCATCTGATCCTGACGCTGTCGCAGTGGATTGCAAACGACCCCGACGTGGCTCCCTACCTGCAGGTTGTCATGATCGAGAACTACAACGTCACTGCCGCCGAGCGCGTGATCCCCGCCGCTGACATCTCCGAGCAGATCAGCCTGGCCTCCAAGGAGGCGAGCGGCACCTCCAACATGAAGTTCATGCTCAACGGCGCCCTAACCCTGTGCACGCTCGACGGTGCCAACGTGGAGATTGCCGAGCTCGTGGGCGACGAGAACATCTATACCTTTGGTGCCTCGTCCAAACAGGTCGAGCAGCTCTACGC
The DNA window shown above is from Collinsella aerofaciens and carries:
- the glgP gene encoding glycogen/starch/alpha-glucan family phosphorylase; translation: MPRINLADLAEQSFGTSLEQLDDRRIYKLLVKLVQERSAACPLNNGKKKLYYISAEFLIGKLLINNMIDLGIYDEVKDQLTAAGHDLNKIEEFEVEPSLGNGGLGRLAACFLDSIATLGLTGDGVGLNYHYGLFRQRFVDNQQKAVPDEWLGEQDILVDDDRSYTVEFGDFAVTSKLVNIDVPGYGQPTKNRLRLFDLASVDDGLVPGSSIDFDKTEIAKNLTLFLYPDDSDEQGRLLRIYQEYFMVSNAAQLLIDEAIERGSNLHDLADYAVVQINDTHPTMVIPELVRLLTTEHGIEFDEAVTIVRSMVAYTNHTILAEALEKWPLASLQKVSPAIADIIVKLDEIAKAEHDDPRVAIIDEYDTVHMAHMDIHFGFSINGVAALHTKILEDTELHPFYEIYPEKFSNKTNGITFRRWIHGANPALASLLDDVIGTDWRSTGDLSKLAKFADDKDVLERLAATKTEAKAIMRQFMALEQGVTIPSNAIIDVQVKRIHEYKRQQMLALYIIWKYLDIKNGNRPKHPVTIIFGGKAAPAYTIAQDIIHLILTLSQWIANDPDVAPYLQVVMIENYNVTAAERVIPAADISEQISLASKEASGTSNMKFMLNGALTLCTLDGANVEIAELVGDENIYTFGASSKQVEQLYADGTYDAGVLYRKPGIKLLVDFITNPAFMATGNAERLQRLHDDIKGKDWFMALLDIEEYIQTKERVLADYEDQDAWMRKALINIANAGTFSSDRTISQYNDEIWHLS